Proteins from a genomic interval of Oncorhynchus mykiss isolate Arlee chromosome 21, USDA_OmykA_1.1, whole genome shotgun sequence:
- the LOC110500201 gene encoding transmembrane protein 229A-like, with protein MASWRRESPRIRAGQGGSSLRAARKPRQKDPSSEVGDAGESMTELPQLLRLYFYGMHGVTLDILLSSAQGLLADSDPKLFGFSSPYLCIMHSVTHFLLEKIYSQKKCFQGRPVVFHLVFYPSVYIGLQILIGNINTLTEHVRIVSATHLVVHYLLALYFTQVFHKGLARLRYHCPGKRTMSTPAERTLESLPNNGLPDVVRFLFFGMHGFLDEIIFTSIFNLVENLDRTMSGHTSLWSFLMYGSCSFVVEKLYLHLRFRRGWSTWRRLPIYICFIYTWEFCWGLALRQYGACSWDYSHYPFNFMGLITLLYLPGWVCISLYQDILSNVLLRVVVCAKDEE; from the coding sequence ATGGCCAGCTGGCGGAGAGAGAGCCCGCGGATCCGGGCAGGACAGGGAGGTAGCAGCCTGAGAGCAGCGAGGAAGCCCCGGCAGAAAGATCCATCCAGCGAGGTAGGGGACGCGGGCGAATCAATGACAGAGCTGCCACAATTGTTACGGCTTTATTTCTATGGAATGCACGGTGTCACTTTGGATATTCTCCTGTCGTCGGCACAGGGGCTTTTGGCTGACAGCGACCCCAAACTGTTCGGCTTTTCCTCCCCGTACCTCTGCATCATGCACTCGGTGACCCATTTCTTGCTGGAAAAAATATATTCGCAAAAGAAGTGCTTTCAAGGACGCCCAGTAGTTTTTCACCTTGTTTTCTATCCCTCTGTGTACATCGGGTTGCAGATCCTGATTGGGAATATTAACACGCTGACCGAGCACGTTAGAATAGTCTCTGCCACTCATCTCGTAGTTCACTACCTACTGGCCCTGTACTTCACCCAAGTTTTCCACAAGGGGCTTGCGCGGCTGCGCTACCACTGCCCCGGGAAACGGACCATGTCTACCCCAGCAGAGCGCACCCTGGAGTCGCTGCCTAATAACGGTCTACCCGATGTTGTGCGATTCCTCTTCTTTGGAATGCATGGCTTTCTGGACGAGATAATTTTTACCTCGATATTCAACCTTGTGGAGAATTTGGACCGGACCATGAGCGGCCACACGTCCCTGTGGTCCTTCCTGATGTACGGGAGCTGCAGCTTCGTGGTAGAGAAACTCTACCTTCATTTACGCTTCAGACGGGGTTGGAGCACCTGGAGGCGGCTCCCCATCTATATCTGCTTCATCTACACCTGGGAGTTCTGTTGGGGGCTGGCGCTGCGGCAGTACGGCGCATGCTCATGGGATTATTCCCACTATCCATTCAACTTCATGGGCCTGATCACGCTCCTCTACCTGCCCGGATGGGTCTGCATCAGTCTCTACCAGGATATTCTGTCCAACGTTCTGCTGCGCGTGGTGGTGTGTGCCAAAGACGAGGAGTGA